CCCAGCTGTTTGGCCCAGGATTTCACAGAAAAGGAGGAAACCTTTCTTGCTGAAGCTTCTGTAAAATCACTGGTTCAGTgatgaaagcagcagcttccctATGGGGGAAAGAGAGTAGCTGGAAGCTTGGAGAGGGGAGGAGTGCTGTGACTTTCAACAGGGCCTGGCCTCTTCGTGATAGATAGTCACCCTAGAATATACCTCTAATCTCCTAGGAAAAGTGGTGAGATTGCAAAGGCAGTAAGGTCTCCATTTCTTCTAACAGCATGTGTAAAGTTAAAACTCCATTACAATCTTCTGGTTTGAAACTGTGTCTCTTCTAACAGCTACTTGTATTGCTGTTGCAGGATGATTTGGAAATTTGCCTTGTCTGTCTTCCTGATGGCAGCGCTGGTTAGACTAACAGACACCAGGAAAAACCGCCCTGCGGGAGCCATCCCATCCCCATacaaagacagcagcagcaacaactcggagaggaggcagcagctgaacAAGGAGGTGCTGGCCTCCAGCCAGGAGGCCCTTGTGGTCACCGAGAGGAAGTACCTCAAGAGCGACTGGTGCAAAACGCAGCCCCTGCGGCAGACTGTCAGCGAGGAGGGCTGCATAAGCCGCACCATCATCAACCGCTTCTGCTATGGGCAGTGCAACTCCTTCTACATACCGCGGCACgtgaaaaaggaggaggagtcCTTCCAGTCCTGTGCTTTCTGCAAGCCACATAAGGTCACCTCTTCGACAGTGCAGCTggagtgccctgagctggacCCACCTTTCCGACTCAAGAAAATTCAGAAGGTGAAGCAGTGCCGCTGCATGTCTGTGAATTTGAACAACTCGGGCAAATTGTGAAAGCAGGCGTGTAGCT
This genomic stretch from Anser cygnoides isolate HZ-2024a breed goose chromosome 3, Taihu_goose_T2T_genome, whole genome shotgun sequence harbors:
- the GREM2 gene encoding gremlin-2, with product MIWKFALSVFLMAALVRLTDTRKNRPAGAIPSPYKDSSSNNSERRQQLNKEVLASSQEALVVTERKYLKSDWCKTQPLRQTVSEEGCISRTIINRFCYGQCNSFYIPRHVKKEEESFQSCAFCKPHKVTSSTVQLECPELDPPFRLKKIQKVKQCRCMSVNLNNSGKL